One part of the Desulfonema ishimotonii genome encodes these proteins:
- a CDS encoding substrate-binding periplasmic protein, whose protein sequence is MQKYSWRFRKFQTEYGKSTKKMINIFIMLIFFLPVCAAAEKVVFVSVEKDIPPNMYQEDGELKGIYIDIIRQACKKLDIDPDFRLYPWKRCVKYVKDGRAEAIFPPIRTEKRAEFLYFPSEPMADKKIVVFALKEDHIKIERLADLKGKLVGVNDGYSYGSEFDSFPGLKKDYSRNIDMQVKKLVHHRMDVAVAVEAPFRFFSKKSGFSRKVEVVYTVSEESSYVAFSKTMGEKGKLLSEKFGLILKQLKKEGVVRKIRDDYLK, encoded by the coding sequence ATGCAAAAATATTCATGGCGTTTCAGAAAATTTCAGACAGAGTACGGTAAAAGTACGAAAAAAATGATTAACATTTTTATCATGCTCATATTTTTTTTGCCGGTCTGTGCTGCGGCTGAAAAAGTTGTGTTTGTTTCTGTGGAAAAAGACATTCCACCCAATATGTATCAGGAAGACGGAGAACTTAAAGGCATTTATATTGATATAATACGGCAGGCCTGTAAAAAGCTGGATATTGATCCCGATTTCAGACTCTACCCCTGGAAAAGATGTGTGAAGTATGTAAAGGACGGCAGGGCCGAAGCGATTTTTCCTCCTATCCGGACCGAAAAACGGGCGGAATTTCTCTATTTTCCCAGTGAACCGATGGCGGACAAAAAAATTGTTGTCTTTGCTTTAAAAGAGGATCATATAAAAATTGAGAGACTAGCTGATCTTAAAGGTAAGCTTGTAGGGGTAAATGACGGTTATTCATACGGATCGGAATTTGATTCTTTTCCCGGACTGAAAAAAGATTATTCGAGAAATATTGATATGCAGGTGAAAAAGCTTGTCCATCATCGTATGGATGTCGCCGTGGCGGTTGAAGCTCCTTTCAGATTTTTTAGTAAAAAATCAGGATTCAGCCGTAAGGTCGAAGTTGTGTATACCGTATCGGAAGAATCATCCTATGTGGCCTTTTCCAAAACTATGGGTGAAAAAGGAAAATTATTGTCCGAAAAATTCGGTCTGATTCTGAAACAGCTGAAAAAGGAAGGCGTGGTTCGGAAAATCAGAGATGATTATTTAAAATAA